A stretch of Ipomoea triloba cultivar NCNSP0323 chromosome 11, ASM357664v1 DNA encodes these proteins:
- the LOC115997133 gene encoding pollen receptor-like kinase 1 has translation MIRVAYVHAPPQTAEAAAKIGGRRRGNVGVPSIVALIAVWLFSSPAWAVSSTSPPLASRVEREGDAQTLAGAASAAALMEFKNSLVSGPTGASVERVLVSWNLSTSPCTGNVGNWFGVRCFNGDVNGLQLDNLNLAGDIDVEALVPLRFLRILSFEHNNFEGLMPDWKKVGALKSLFLSNNRLSGQIADDAFSSMGSLKKVHLANNKFTGKIPTSLATTARLLELRLENNAFTGQLPEFRAGLNVFNASNNQLEGPIPPALSSLDPSVFSGNKGLCGKPLKSSCKAPPPKPSPRAADAETSSSSSNLSRILMIVAICLLVVAILISLLILSRAGAGGQENSQALDPLCSPYNAAAPASPASGATTTTTRASPSPDKAAGGGTPTTNSSSRAGEAAGASPAVGKLAFMRPDRTQFDLQDLLRASAEVLGTGSLGSSYKAVLMDGQSVVVKRFKHMNLVEREDFHEHMRRIARLEHPNLLPLVAYYYRKEEKLLISDFMSTGSLAAHLHGKASKESGLEWAKRLKIIKGVAKALMYLHRELATLVLPHGHLKSSNVLLDKSFNPIVMDYALVPVVNPDDLPNLLASYKSPEYTNLHRPTRKTDVWTLGVLILETLTATSPAKYQDSQFRTWISSIAARDAEPDDRAETIFDSKMAADAKHSKGQMRKLLKIGVACCYEDPEDRLELKDAAEKIEVLKERDDQ, from the exons ATGATCAGGGTCGCGTACGTTCACGCGCCGCCGCAGACGGCGGAGGCGGCGGCGAAAATAGGCGGACGACGGCGAGGGAATGTGGGTGTTCCGTCAATTGTTGCGCTTATTGCTGTGTGGTTGTTTTCGTCACCCGCATGGGCTGTGTCTTCGACGTCGCCGCCGTTAGCTAGTCGCGTTGAGCGAGAGGGGGACGCTCAAACGCTCGCCGGcgccgcctccgccgccgctCTGATGGAATTCAAGAATTCCCTGGTGTCGGGTCCCACCGGCGCGTCCGTGGAGCGCGTGCTTGTGTCCTGGAACCTCTCGACCAGCCCCTGCACCGGGAACGTCGGGAATTGGTTCGGCGTGCGGTGCTTCAACGGCGACGTGAACGGGCTCCAGCTAGACAACCTGAACCTCGCCGGCGACATCGACGTGGAGGCCCTGGTGCCGTTGCGATTCCTCCGAATTTTAAGCTTCGAGCACAACAACTTCGAAGGGTTGATGCCGGATTGGAAAAAAGTGGGCGCCCTCAAGTCTCTATTCCTGTCGAATAACCGACTCTCCGGCCAGATCGCCGACGATGCTTTCTCCAGCATGGGTTCTTTGAAGAAAGTCCATTTGGCTAACAATAAATTCACCGGAAAAATCCCCACCTCCCTGGCAACCACCGCCAGACTCCTGGAGTTGAGGCTCGAAAACAATGCCTTCACCGGTCAATTGCCGGAGTTCCGCGCCGGACTCAATGTGTTCAACGCCTCTAATAATCAACTCGAGGGACCAATCCCTCCAGCTCTATCTTCCCTGGATCCCTCTGTATTTTCCG GCAACAAGGGACTATGCGGAAAGCCTCTAAAGTCCAGTTGTAAGGCCCCTCCTCCAAAACCGTCTCCCCGTGCCGCCGATGCTGAAACTTCATCGTCGTCATCCAATCTGTCTAGAATCCTAATGATTGTAGCAATATGCTTATTGGTCGTGGCAATACTCATCTCACTCCTCATCCTTTCtcgcgccggcgccggcggccAAGAAAACTCCCAGGCCCTCGACCCCTTATGCTCGCCCTACAACGCCGCCGCCCCTGCCAGCCCCGCCTCCGGCGCCACTACCACGACGACGCGCGCATCGCCGTCGCCTGATAAGGCGGCGGGAGGCGGCACCCCGACCACGAACAGCAGCTCCAGAGCCGGCGAAGCGGCGGGCGCGTCCCCGGCGGTCGGAAAGTTGGCGTTCATGAGACCGGACCGGACGCAGTTCGATCTGCAGGATTTGTTGAGAGCTTCGGCGGAGGTTTTGGGCACCGGAAGCTTGGGGTCCTCCTACAAGGCCGTGCTTATGGACGGGCAGTCCGTTGTGGTGAAGAGATTCAAGCATATGAATCTTGTTGAAAGAGAAGACTTCCATGAACACATGCGACGCATAGCTCGGCTTGAACACCCCAATTTGCTCCCTCTCGTTGCCTATTACTAcagaaaagaagagaaattgTTGATCTCCGATTTCATGTCCACCGGTAGCTTGGCTGCTCATCTTCACG GCAAAGCAAGCAAAGAATCAGGGCTAGAGTGGGCTAAAAGATTGAAGATCATCAAGGGAGTGGCGAAGGCACTAATGTATCTTCACAGGGAGCTAGCAACCCTAGTTCTTCCACACGGCCATCTCAAATCCTCCAACGTCCTCCTCGACAAATCCTTCAACCCAATCGTAATGGACTACGCCCTAGTCCCGGTGGTCAACCCGGACGACCTCCCAAACCTCCTCGCCTCCTACAAGTCGCCGGAGTACACCAATCTCCACCGACCCACCAGAAAAACCGACGTCTGGACCCTCGGAGTCCTCATCCTCGAAACCCTAACCGCCACGTCACCCGCCAAGTACCAGGACTCCCAGTTCCGGACCTGGATCAGCTCCATCGCCGCCCGAGACGCCGAGCCGGACGACCGAGCCGAAACCATCTTTGACTCAAAGATGGCCGCCGACGCCAAACACAGCAAAGGACAAATGCGAAAGCTCCTCAAGATCGGCGTGGCTTGCTGCTATGAAGATCCCGAGGACAGGTTGGAGTTGAAGGACGCCGCTGAAAAAATCGAAGTTTTGAAGGAGAGGGACGATCAATGA